Part of the Oerskovia paurometabola genome is shown below.
GAAGAATGCACTTCAGAGCACCGAAAACTCCGTGACGAAAATGACCAGAACTCTGCGAGGTGCGGATACGCCACGCCCACCCGTACACGTCGCGGCGCTGCGCTACGCGTCCGCGAGCGCCTCCGCCCGTCCGAGCACGAAGCGTGCCCGGAGGAGCGTCGCGGTCGTCGTGCTGGTCGTCAGCGCCTCGATCGTGCGTCCCACGGTCACCATCCCGAGGTCGTGGGCGAGCCGCGCACGGTCGTCGAGCACGCTCTGCTGGTGCGCGGTGAGCCTGCGGCGTCCGGTCGCGCCGAGGGAGTCCACGACGTCGCGTGCGGGCTCGCACACGCGGGTCACCGGACCGCGCGGCTGCGGTTCGGCCACGTGGACCGCCGCGCCGCGGTGCAGGGCGGCGATCCGCGCCCGCAGCCGGCGCAACGCCGTCCAGCTCACCGCACGGAACGCCGGGGACATCGACGGGGAGAAGAGCTCGACGCTCCCCTGTCCGGTCCGTAGGAACACTCCGACAGGCTCCTCCGACCCCTTCGAGGCGTCGCGCTCGACGAGGACCGCGACCACCTGCTTGCGCGACGCCACGACCGAGAGCAAGGCATCGATGCTGCGCTCGTGCTCGACGCCGACGCGCAGGACGTGCGTGACGCCGTCGGCGGACGTGACCGGCCAGGTGACGTCGCGGCGGACCTCGTCGACCCCGACAGCCCCGGTCTCGCGCACCATGACGAGGCGGACGCGGCGCCGAGCCCGGCCGAACCCGACCGTCCCGGCGGTCACCCCGTCCAGGTGCTGCGCGATCTCCCGCAGCTCGGCGACGTCGAAGCCCCCGCCGGGGACGAGGCTCGTGCGCGAGGTCGTGCTGATCGACCCGTCCGGCCGCGTCTCGGCGTCGGCGAGCTCGAACGGACCTGCGCACACCGCGGTGACCGACGCCTTCCAGAGCAGCGGCAGGTCGACGTCCCGGCGGAAGGTCGGGTCCGCGCCAGATGGCCGCGCGACCGTCGCGGTCCGCAACGTCCCGTGGCGTGCGTCCCAGGCCGTGAGCGTCAGGCCGCGGGCACCGCTGGGTGCCTGCCACCACCGCACGCCGAGCGGCACCAGGCGACCGGGGAGCTCGTCGCCGGGTTCAGCGTCGGCGGACCTGCGCACTGGTGCCCCCACCAGGTCGGGCAGGGCTCCAACGGGTGCGTCCCGCAACGCCGCCGCGAGCGCCCACGCCTCGGCGAGGGCGCCGAGCGCGTCGGACTCGCTCACGTCGTCGTCGCGCGTCGCGAGGCCGTCGACGAGTCCCGCCGCGACGAGCAGCAGCCGGTGGAGCAGCAGCAGGCCCACGAGCCGCGCGCGGGCAGCGGCGCCCCGCAGCCCGTCGGCCGCGTCGGCGCCGAGGTGGGACAGCCCGGCGTCGACCACGTGCCCGACGACGGCGCTCGCCTCCTCGATCCCCGCACGCTGGGCCGTGGTCAGCTCGCCCGAGCGTTCGGCCTCGATCTCACGGGGCCACGGCCACGACCTGCCCTCGCGGGCGAAGACCCGGACGACTGCCTCGAGCCGTGCTGCGGCCTGCTCGCCGGCCGAGCGTGCACCGGCGACGACCATGCCCGCGAACCCCGCGGGGGCCACGAAGACGACCTGGGTCGGGGTGCCGGTGCCGTCCGTCCACGTGATCGTGAGCCGTGCACCGTCGGCCGCGACCTCGCACGCGGCGGGCGCGCCCGGACCGTCCTGCCCGAGCCCGGCGAGCAGCGCGGCCGGGAGCCGTTCGACGACCCGTCGCAGCGCGGGCCTGCCCGCAGCCCGGCACACGGCGACGGGTTCGAGCGCGAGGAGGTCGGCCAGGGCGTCCGGGGCGGTCGCACGGTCGCACGCGCCTCGGTCCGCGGCGACGCCCTCGTCGAGCGTGGTCGGCGCCGGTTTGGCGGGCTCCCGCGGGCCGCCGGGCTCGCGTTCGCGGGCCCACAGGCACGCCGCGACCACGTGCTGGCACACGCCCGCCGTCGGGCACGAGCACGACGCCGCCACCGGACCCTTGGGCCCGAGCCGCACCACCGCGCTCCCGCACGCGACCACGACCTCGGCCGCGGACTCCGACGTGAGCGACACGTCGCCCGCCGCGAGGTCCTTGCGGGCGCGACGCAGCAGACCGGCGTTGGCGAGCGCGACGAGCGCGGCGTCGTCGTATCCCGCGAAGACCGCGAGCCAGTCCGGCGTCATACGAGCACCTCCCCGAGCCACTCGGCGAACCGGTCGGGCGTGAGGGCCGCGACGTGCATGCCGCACTCGGCGAGGCGGCGGGCCGTCCCGTGGTCGTAGACGGGCTCCGCGGCCTCGTCGAGCGCCGCCAGCCCCAGCATCCGGACACCGGACTCCGCGAGCCGCCGCACGCCCGCGAGGAGCTGGGTGACCGAGCCGCCCTCCTCGAAGTCGCTCACGAGCACCACGACCGTGCGGCTCGGGTTCGTGACCTGCTGCTCGGCGTAGCGCACCGCCTTGGCGATGTCGGTGCCACCGCCCAGCTGTGCCGTCAGCAGGACCGCGACCGGGTCGTGCGCGAGGTGCGAGAGGTCGACGACGTTCGTGTCGAAGACCGCGAGCCTGACGGTGATCCCCGGCAGCGCCGACATGATCCCGGCGCACACCGCGCTGTAGAGCAGCGAGGCCGCCATGGAGCCTGACTGGTCGACGAGCAGCACGACCTCCCAGGTGAGCGTGCGGCGCACCCTCGACACGAACCGCACGTCCTGCACGATCAGTCGCCCGGACTCCGGGTCGTAGCGCGAGAGGTTGGCCGCCAGGGTGCGCTTGCCGTCGAAGTTCTGGCTGACCTCGTGCACCGAGCGGCGTGACCTGTCCTTGCGGCCGGTGAGCGCGGTCGCGAACTGCGGGCGCAGCCGTCGCACGATGTCCTCCACGACGCGCGCGATGACCGTGCGGAGCCCGGCGGCGGCGCGCTCGTCGAGGCGTCCGCGCACCTGCAGGAGAGCGGTCGCGAGCTCCCGGCTGGGCTCGAGGGCCTCGGCCGCTTCCGGGTCGGCGAGCAGGTCCGTGAGCCGGTACCGGCTCACGGCGTCGACCTGCATGCGCTCGAACGTCTCGCGCGGGAAGAGCGTGCGAGCCTGGCCGAGCCAGTCGAGAGCCTTGAGCGCCGACGGGTCGAGGCTCCCGCCGCCGCCGCGCCCGCCCGGCCCCTTGCCCAGGCGGTGCCCGCGCTCGACGTACTCGCGGTCGTACAGGTACTGCAGCGCGCGCTCGACACCGGTGTCGGCCGGGTCCTGCGGGAGCTCCTGGGCGGCGTAGCGGCCCAGGACGAGCCGCCAGCGGCGCGCGGCCTCGAGCTCTTCGGCGGTCGCCCCTGGACGGGCGGTCGGGACGGTCACGGCAGGTTCTCCTGGTCGGACGGAGGGTTGGCAGGGGTGCGCTGCGACGTGCTGACGACCCACGCGCCGAGCCCGTCGCGCGCGAGCATCGCGGAGAGCTCGCGTTCGAGCGCGAGCCCGGCGTGGAGGTCCTGCTCGGTCGCGGCCAGGTGCACGTCGATCCGCTCGGCCCGGAAGCCCGTGCGTGTCGCGACCTGCTGCGCGAGCCGGTGCGTCTCGGCCGGCTTGAGCCACGTGAACGCACGGCGCAGGTCCGGCAGGACGGCCAGGAACGCGTCCCCGTCGAGGTCCCGCAGACCTGCGTGGACGGCGTCGAAGAGCTCGGGGGTGTGCAGCAGGAGGTCGGGGGCGACGCGCAGCAGCCCGCCCAGGAAGCGGACGGCGGCGACCGGGTCCGCGCCCGGGCTGAGCTGGGCACGCACCTCCGCGACCAGGACGTCGTCGTCGAGGGCGTCGTGGGTCGCGGCGAGCGCCACGAGGGCACCTCGGACGCCGGGCGCCGCGCTGCGGTCTCCGCGGAGCCGGTCGAGCTCGCGGAGCACGGGTTCCGCTCGGTCCGTCGCGGGTACGGCACCACTCGTGGGGCGCGCGGCCCTGCGGGGGTCCGCTCCGTCGTCGGGACCGGGTGCGCGTGCGGCGCGCCCCGCCTCCCGCAGGAGGTCGCGCAGGGCGACGAGCGTCCCGACGGCGGCAGGTTCCGCGTCCGCGTCGACCGCACCGAGGCCCGGGACGAGGTAGGCGACGGTGGCGAGGCCGTGGTCGAGCAGGTCCAGGAGGTCGTCCGCGTGGTCCTCCAGGCCCAGCTCGACGCGAGCGTCCCACAGGTCCACGAGGCGGTGCAGCCCGCCCACGACGGACTCGAGCGAGGGGTCGACGTCGAGCGTCGAGCGCAGGAGCGCGACCAGGCGGTCGAGGTGCTCCGACAGTCCCGCGACGACGGCCTGGGCCACGAGGCGGGCCACACCGAGCGCCGAGCGCCCCGTCGTCGCGAGCTCGTGCTCGAGGCGGTGGAGGCGGTGCACCGCGACGGCCTCGAGCGTCGCACCCTGGTGCGAGAGCTCGACCAACGACGCCTCGACGAGGGGCGTCCAGGCGTACTCCCACTCCTCGATCAGGAGCCCCAGGCCGCGCCCCGCGACGTGGTCGGGCCCCGAGACCTGGCGTGCGAACCCGCTGCCGACGAAGTCCATGAGCGCCAGGAAGGCCCGGCGCTCCCGGTGGCGCGGCGTGCGGCGCGCGTCGAGACGCGTGCGACGCGGCGTCGAGTCCGTCACCACGAGACGCAGGTCCTCGGCCCGCTCCCTCGCACGCTGCACGAGCGGCGGCGACGCGGTCCCGGGCGGCACCTCGCCGAGCGCGCGCCCACCGAACACCTCGGCGACCGCCTGCCCGAGCGGGCGTCCGATACCCACGTCGAGCCCCCCGTCGTCCTTGACGAAGCACGACGTGAGCGCGTCGAGGAGGTCCGTCCGCCCCGGCCACGGGCGCTCGCGCAGGTCCGCGAGCCGAGTCGCCTGCTCGGCCGCCGACGCGATCTCGGCCAGGCTCACCTGCGCCCCGCGCGCGGTCGCGGCCGCGGCGACGTCCACGAGCAGAGACGTGCCCAGCGCACTCGGCCCACCCGGCTCCCGGTGCGCGGCCCAGAGCCGCTCGTAGAAGCCGGGCGACGGCATGCCCGCCCCGTAGCCCCGCAGCCCGTCGAGCCGCTCGTGGTCGTAGCGGATGAGCCAGGCGTCGGCCGACGTCGGCGGGCCGTAGCCCCCGGCGGGACGGCGGCTCAGGACCGCCTCGCCCTCGGGAGCGCCCGTGAGCGCCTCGACGAGCGCGAGCGTGTGGAACGCGCCGGTCACCACGACCACGGGCCCCTCGACCCGGGCCCGGTGCTCGGCGACCCGGGCCGACATGAGGGCCTCGCGCGCGAGCGACCCGTCGGCGTCGAGCACCTCCTCCTCGTAGTCGAGGCGTGCGAGACCTGCCCACGCGAACACGTCGTCGAACAGCTCGCGCCAGTCCGCGAGCCGCTCGCTCGTGCGTGCCTCGAAGAGGTGGTCCCACACCTCGTCGTGGTCGCGGCACCCCAGCCGCTCGGCGACCGCG
Proteins encoded:
- a CDS encoding SWIM zinc finger domain-containing protein — its product is MTPDWLAVFAGYDDAALVALANAGLLRRARKDLAAGDVSLTSESAAEVVVACGSAVVRLGPKGPVAASCSCPTAGVCQHVVAACLWAREREPGGPREPAKPAPTTLDEGVAADRGACDRATAPDALADLLALEPVAVCRAAGRPALRRVVERLPAALLAGLGQDGPGAPAACEVAADGARLTITWTDGTGTPTQVVFVAPAGFAGMVVAGARSAGEQAAARLEAVVRVFAREGRSWPWPREIEAERSGELTTAQRAGIEEASAVVGHVVDAGLSHLGADAADGLRGAAARARLVGLLLLHRLLLVAAGLVDGLATRDDDVSESDALGALAEAWALAAALRDAPVGALPDLVGAPVRRSADAEPGDELPGRLVPLGVRWWQAPSGARGLTLTAWDARHGTLRTATVARPSGADPTFRRDVDLPLLWKASVTAVCAGPFELADAETRPDGSISTTSRTSLVPGGGFDVAELREIAQHLDGVTAGTVGFGRARRRVRLVMVRETGAVGVDEVRRDVTWPVTSADGVTHVLRVGVEHERSIDALLSVVASRKQVVAVLVERDASKGSEEPVGVFLRTGQGSVELFSPSMSPAFRAVSWTALRRLRARIAALHRGAAVHVAEPQPRGPVTRVCEPARDVVDSLGATGRRRLTAHQQSVLDDRARLAHDLGMVTVGRTIEALTTSTTTATLLRARFVLGRAEALADA
- a CDS encoding VWA domain-containing protein gives rise to the protein MTVPTARPGATAEELEAARRWRLVLGRYAAQELPQDPADTGVERALQYLYDREYVERGHRLGKGPGGRGGGGSLDPSALKALDWLGQARTLFPRETFERMQVDAVSRYRLTDLLADPEAAEALEPSRELATALLQVRGRLDERAAAGLRTVIARVVEDIVRRLRPQFATALTGRKDRSRRSVHEVSQNFDGKRTLAANLSRYDPESGRLIVQDVRFVSRVRRTLTWEVVLLVDQSGSMAASLLYSAVCAGIMSALPGITVRLAVFDTNVVDLSHLAHDPVAVLLTAQLGGGTDIAKAVRYAEQQVTNPSRTVVVLVSDFEEGGSVTQLLAGVRRLAESGVRMLGLAALDEAAEPVYDHGTARRLAECGMHVAALTPDRFAEWLGEVLV
- a CDS encoding DUF5682 family protein, giving the protein MAVAQAPARAAWGRAPERMQAAAAAVQRLRVDGIYLAPVRHHSPACALAVGALVEEVRPAVVLVEGPEEYGRLLPALLDPRTRPPVAVLSLGTEGGGAGFYPLAEFSPEWVALRTGARLGAEVAFVDRSWGARATGDRSGEVAGGVAPDDGTEGAGDDAFARTLQSERNLAHSRTIAAVAERLGCRDHDEVWDHLFEARTSERLADWRELFDDVFAWAGLARLDYEEEVLDADGSLAREALMSARVAEHRARVEGPVVVVTGAFHTLALVEALTGAPEGEAVLSRRPAGGYGPPTSADAWLIRYDHERLDGLRGYGAGMPSPGFYERLWAAHREPGGPSALGTSLLVDVAAAATARGAQVSLAEIASAAEQATRLADLRERPWPGRTDLLDALTSCFVKDDGGLDVGIGRPLGQAVAEVFGGRALGEVPPGTASPPLVQRARERAEDLRLVVTDSTPRRTRLDARRTPRHRERRAFLALMDFVGSGFARQVSGPDHVAGRGLGLLIEEWEYAWTPLVEASLVELSHQGATLEAVAVHRLHRLEHELATTGRSALGVARLVAQAVVAGLSEHLDRLVALLRSTLDVDPSLESVVGGLHRLVDLWDARVELGLEDHADDLLDLLDHGLATVAYLVPGLGAVDADAEPAAVGTLVALRDLLREAGRAARAPGPDDGADPRRAARPTSGAVPATDRAEPVLRELDRLRGDRSAAPGVRGALVALAATHDALDDDVLVAEVRAQLSPGADPVAAVRFLGGLLRVAPDLLLHTPELFDAVHAGLRDLDGDAFLAVLPDLRRAFTWLKPAETHRLAQQVATRTGFRAERIDVHLAATEQDLHAGLALERELSAMLARDGLGAWVVSTSQRTPANPPSDQENLP